From one Cynocephalus volans isolate mCynVol1 chromosome X, mCynVol1.pri, whole genome shotgun sequence genomic stretch:
- the LOC134367989 gene encoding LOW QUALITY PROTEIN: RNA-splicing ligase RtcB homolog (The sequence of the model RefSeq protein was modified relative to this genomic sequence to represent the inferred CDS: inserted 2 bases in 1 codon), which yields MRPLLVNRKLVNFLEKIMFEELRNACRGGGVGGFLPAMKQIGNVAALPGIVHRSXDVHSGYGFAIGNMAAFDMNDPEAVLSPGGVGFDINCGVRLLRTNLDESDVQPVKEQLAQAMFDHIPVGVGSKGVIPMNAKNLEEALEMGVDWSLREGYAWAEDKEHCEEYGRMLQADPNKVSARAKKRGLPQLGILRAGNHYAEIEVVDEIFNEYTAKKMGIDHKGQVCVMIHSGTRGLGHQVATDALVAIEKAMKRDKIIVNDRQLACALIASPEGQDYLRGMAAAGNYAWVNRSSMTFLTRQAFAKVFNTTPDDLDLHVIYDVSHNIAKVEQHVVDGKEQTLLVHRKGSTLAFPPHHLLIAVDYQLTGQPVLIGGTMGTCSYVLTGTEQGMTETFWTTCHGARRALSRAKSQCNLDFQDVLDKLEDMGIAIRVASPKLVMEEAPESYKDVTNVVNTCHGAGVSKKAIKLRLIAVIKG from the exons atgagacctttactagttaataggAAACTAGTAAATTttctggagaaaataatgtttgaGGAATTAAGGAATGCTTGTCgaggtggtggtgttggtggcttCCTGCCAGCCATGAAACAGATTGGCAATGTGGCAGCCCTGCCTGGGATTGTTCACAGATC TGATGTCCATTCAGGCTATGGGTTTGCTATTGGGAATATGGCGGCCTTTGACATGAATGACCCCGAAGCAGTGTTATCCCCAGGTGGTGTCGGATTTGACATCAACTGTGGTGTCCGTTTGCTAAGAACCAATTTAGATGAAAGTGATGTTCAGCCTGTGAAGGAGCAACTTGCCCAAGCTATGTTTGACCACATTCCTGTTGGGGTGGGATCAAAAGGTGTCATCCCGATGAATGCCAAAAACTTGGAGGAGGCTTTAGAGATGGGTGTGGACTGGTCCCTAAGAGAAGGCTATGCCTGGGCTGAAGACAAGGAGCACTGTGAGGAATATGGAAGGATGCTGCAAGCTGACCCCAATAAGGTTTCTGCAAGGGCCAAAAAAAGAGGTCTTCCTCAGTTGGGAATCCTGAGAGCAGGCAACCACTATGCAGAAATTGAGGTTGTGGATGAGATTTTCAATGAGTACACTGCTAAGAAAATGGGCATCGACCATAAGGGACAGGTGTGTGTGATGATTCACAGTGGAACCAGAGGCTTGGGCCACCAAGTAGCCACAGATGCACTGGTAGCTATAGAAAAGGCTATGAAGAGGGACAAGATTATAGTCAATGACCGTCAGTTGGCCTGTGCTCTAATCGCTTCCCCAGAGGGTCAGGACTACCTGAGGGGAATGGCAGCAGCTGGGAACTATGCCTGGGTCAACCGCTCTTCCATGACCTTCTTAACCCGTCAGGCTTTTGCGAAGGTCTTCAACACAACCCCTGATGACTTGGACCTGCATGTGATCTATGATGTTTCTCACAATATTGCCAAAGTAGAACAGCATGTAGTGGATGGAAAAGAACAGACACTGTTAGTTCACAGGAAGGGATCCACCCTTGCTTTCCCTCCTCACCATCTCCTCATTGCTGTTGATTACCAACTCACTGGACAACCAGTGCTTATTGGTGGCACCATGGGAACCTGTAGTTATGTTCTTACTGGCACTGAACAGGGCATGACTGAGACCTTTTGGACAACCTGTCATGGAGCGAGGCGTGCATTGTCTCGTGCAAAATCTCAATGTAATTTAGATTTCCAGGATGTCTTAGACAAATTGGAAGATATGGGAATTGCAATCCGTGTTGCCTCACCCAAACTGGTTATGGAAGAGGCTCCTGAGTCCTATAAGGATGTGACAAATGTGGTAAATACCTGCCATGGTGCTGGAGTCAGCAAGAAGGCCATTAAACTGAGACTGATTGCTGTCATCAAAGGCTAG